Proteins encoded within one genomic window of Callithrix jacchus isolate 240 chromosome 11, calJac240_pri, whole genome shotgun sequence:
- the LOC144578265 gene encoding uncharacterized protein LOC144578265, whose protein sequence is MESGSKWERIGRRFYAGLSTPRPSSSALQAALAVAALETLDSDSDQAHSSRSTHNSKSHWSPASEQPFNSRPRSLIGEGNCRSQRRGVGRFLGPPAPPVAPKLEKAAFSKGAERPLQGNGSLDRPGRRQPAGSTGPGAPAAWPGRQAEALTSGARSHRQRVNPLSAGPRLQVVWVPEAHEVRPGAPAE, encoded by the coding sequence ATGGAGTCTGGGTCCAAATGGGAACGCATTGGCAGGCGTTTCTACGCAGGGCTAAGCACCCCACGTCCTTCCAGCTCAGCTCTCCAAGCAGCTCTGGCAGTTGCGGCTCTAGAAACCCTGGACTCAGACTCAGACCAGGCCCACTCCTCCCGGTCCACCCATAATTCCAAATCCCATTGGTCACCCGCATCAGAGCAGCCATTCAACTCCCGCCCCCGCTCCCTAATTGGTGAGGGTAACTGCCGCTCCCAGCGCAGAGGAGTCGGGCGCTTTCTTGGTCCACCGGCACCACCTGTTGCCCCTAAGTTAGAAAAGGCGGCGTTCTCGAAGGGAGCCGAGCGGCCTCTGCAGGGGAATGGGAGCCTCGACCGGCCAGGTCGCCGCCAGCCTGCCGGCTCCACCGGGCCCGGCGCACCTGCAGCTTGGCCAGGGCGCCAAGCCGAGGCTCTCACATCCGGGGCCCGCAGTCACCGCCAACGCGTTAACCCTTTGTCCGCTGGCCCGAGGTTGCAGGTTGTGTGGGTCCCTGAGGCGCATGAGGTCCGACCTGGCGCGCCCGCCGAGTAA
- the ARL4A gene encoding ADP-ribosylation factor-like protein 4A: protein MGNGLSDQTSILSSLPSFQSFHIVILGLDCAGKTTVLYRLQFNEFVNTVPTKGFNTEKIKVTLGNSKTVTFHFWDVGGQEKLRPLWKSYTRCTDGIVFVVDSVDVERMEEAKTELHKITRISENQGVPVLIVANKQDLRNSLSLSEIEKLLAMGELSSSTPWHLQPTCAIIGDGLKEGLEKLHDMIIKRRKMLRQQKKKR from the coding sequence ATGGGGAATGGGCTGTCAGACCAGACTTCTATCCTGTCCAGCCTGCCTTCATTTCAGTCCTTCCACATTGTTATTCTCGGTTTGGACTGTGCTGGAAAAACAACTGTCTTATACAGGCTGCAGTTCAATGAATTTGTAAATACTGTACCTACCAAAGGATTTAACACTGAGAAAATAAAGGTAACCTTGGGAAATTCTAAAACAGTCACTTTTCACTTCTGGGATGTAGGTGGTCAGGAGAAATTAAGGCCACTGTGGAAATCATATACCAGATGCACAGATGGCATTGTATTTGTTGTGGACTCTGTTGATGTTGAAAGGATGGAAGAAGCCAAAACTGAACTTCACAAAATAACTAGGATATCAGAAAATCAAGGAGTCCCTGTACTTATAGTTGCCAACAAACAAGACTTGAGGAACTCATTGTCTCTTTCAGAAATTGAGAAATTGTTAGCAATGGGTGAACTGAGCTCATCAACTCCTTGGCATTTGCAGCCTACCTGTGCAATCATAGGAGATGGCCTAAAGGAAGGACTTGAGAAACTACATGATATgataattaaaagaagaaaaatgttgcgacaacagaaaaagaaaagatga